Within Microbacterium oryzae, the genomic segment GCACTTCTTCGAGCACTACAAGGACCTCGAGCCCAACAAGTGGGTCAAGGTCGACGAGTGGGCCGGAGCCGCCGAGGCCGAGCGTCTCGTGCAGGAGGCGTTCGAGCGCTTCGAGGAGCACGAGGGCCAGACCCGCACGCAGGGCGAGGGCGAGCTGCCCGACTCCCGCGCCTGAGTCCCACGACGAGAAGGGGGCCCGCCGATCACCGATCGGCGGCCCCCTTCTCGTCGTCGCGCGTCAGACCGAGATGCCTCGCGCGGCCATGAAGTCGATGGGGTTCACCGTCGCGCCGTTGACGTAGACCTCGAAGTGCAGGTGGCAGCCGAACGAGTTGCCGGTGTTGCCCTCGAGTGCGATGAGCTGACCCGCCTCGACCCACTGGCCCTGCCCGACGAGCAGGCCGCCGTTGACGATGTGGCCGTAGCCGGTGCCCGTGCCGTCGCCGTTGTCGATGTGGATGTAGTTGCCGTAGCCGCCGTTGTACCCCGAGTAGATCACGGTGCCGGAGTGGGCGGCGTAGATGCCCGAGCCGCAGCCGGCGGCCAGGTCGACGCCCGCGTGGAACGACGACGAGCAGTAGCTCGACCCGCAGATCTGGTAGCGGCGCCCGTAGCCGGAGGTCTGCACGCCGTTGTTCGGACGCACCCAGCCGTTCGAGCCCGACTGCGTGCTGCCACCGCCGCCGCCGTTGTCGGCGGGAGCCTGCGGCGGCGCGGGCGCGGGCGCCGGCTGCTGTCCGCCGCCGCTGTTCTGCTGCTGGCGCTCCTGCTCCTGACGCTGCTGCTCCAGCTGGCGCTGCTGCTCGAGCTGCTGCTGCCGGAGGATCTCCCGCTGGCGCTCGGCCTCCTTGCGCGCACGCTCCTCAGCGAGGCGACGCTGCTCCTCCTCGTACCGCCGCTTCGCCTCGACACCCGCCTGGTACTCGGCGACGGTCTTCTCGGTGTTGTCCTTCAGAGCCGCGAGCTGCGCCTCGAGGGTGATGAGGTTCGCCTCCTGGTCGGCGAGCGCGGCCTCTGCGGCCTGCTGCGCCGCCTGCGCGGCCGCCATCTTCTCCTCGGCGATCTTCTGCAGCCGGTCCCGCTCGGTGCGGGCGGTCTCGGCCTGGTCGCTCAGCGACTGAGCGGAGTCGCGCGCGGAGGCCGCCTCGGCGTAGACGGACTCGTTCCGCTCGATGAGCTTGTCCATCTGCCCGAGCTGCGTGAGCAGCTCGTCGGCGTTCTCCGCGGAGCCCGCGAAGAGAAGCTCGAGCGAGGTGTCGTCGCCGCCGGAGCGGGAGAGCTGCGCGGCGAGCCGCGCGGCGGTCTGCGCCGCCGCATCGGCCTTCTCGGCCTGCTCGTCGGCCTGCTTCTGCAGCTCATCGGCGCGGTACGCCGCCTCGTAGAACGCCTGCTGCGCGGCGTAGTAGTCGTCTGCGGCGGCCTTCGCGGCGGCCTTCGTCTCGTCGACGCGGCTCTGGAGGCCGGCGATGAGTCCCTCGATGCGGGTGACCTCGGCCGCCTTCGCGGCCTCGTCGCCGCGCGCGGCTTCCACGTCGTCCCAGCTCGGATAGTCGTCGGGGTTGTACGTCAGCGCCGCCGCGGACTGCTTCGCGCCGAAGGCGCCCACTCCCGCGCCGATCGTGGCGACGCCGAGGGCGCCGAAGATCAGGGCGTTGCGTCGGGAGAGAGGGTTCCAGAGGATGCGTCGCTCTGCGGCGGTGGGTGCGCAGTCGCACTCCTCCACGAGGTTCT encodes:
- a CDS encoding peptidoglycan DD-metalloendopeptidase family protein yields the protein MNVEKNLVEECDCAPTAAERRILWNPLSRRNALIFGALGVATIGAGVGAFGAKQSAAALTYNPDDYPSWDDVEAARGDEAAKAAEVTRIEGLIAGLQSRVDETKAAAKAAADDYYAAQQAFYEAAYRADELQKQADEQAEKADAAAQTAARLAAQLSRSGGDDTSLELLFAGSAENADELLTQLGQMDKLIERNESVYAEAASARDSAQSLSDQAETARTERDRLQKIAEEKMAAAQAAQQAAEAALADQEANLITLEAQLAALKDNTEKTVAEYQAGVEAKRRYEEEQRRLAEERARKEAERQREILRQQQLEQQRQLEQQRQEQERQQQNSGGGQQPAPAPAPPQAPADNGGGGGSTQSGSNGWVRPNNGVQTSGYGRRYQICGSSYCSSSFHAGVDLAAGCGSGIYAAHSGTVIYSGYNGGYGNYIHIDNGDGTGTGYGHIVNGGLLVGQGQWVEAGQLIALEGNTGNSFGCHLHFEVYVNGATVNPIDFMAARGISV